A region from the Benincasa hispida cultivar B227 chromosome 12, ASM972705v1, whole genome shotgun sequence genome encodes:
- the LOC120067463 gene encoding uncharacterized protein LOC120067463 encodes MRLGGEHLKRNVTPLLRFGGQTVYLEGGIELSVTFGGGIAYMTAMVEFLVVDDISIYNVILGRTSLHQVKVVPFTYHQLLKFLALGGVGIMRGEQLKSRKCYKIAMRNPQGKVEVVHVISNLARKENEKVCHAIEESDVKAQISIPLWYRPRGVRVHAVGRAAVVDTTLDVVFVWKANGKWRICIDFTDLNKACLKDSFPLPRIDKLVKATVDHELLSFMDDYSSDAVWAQESMSHIPTE; translated from the exons ATGAGGTTGGGAGGAGAACATTTGAAAAGAAATGTGACCCCATTGTTAAGGTTTGGTGGTCAAACGGTATACTTAGAAGGTGGCATAGAACTTTCAGTCACCTTTGGCGGAGGTATAGCCTATATGACAGCTATGGTGGAGTTCTTGGTGGTAGACGACATATCAATCTACAATGTCATCTTAGGAAGAACATCCCTACAtcaagtgaaagttgtcccGTTCACCTATCATCAATTGTTGAAATTCCTAGCCCTGGGTGGAGTTGGAATTATGAGAGGGGAACAATTGAAGTCACGAAAATGCTATAAGATTGCCATGAGAAATCCACAAGGCAAAGTAGAGGTGGTACACGTCATTAGCAATCTTGctagaaaagaaaatgagaaagttTGTCACGCCATAGAAGAGTCTGATGTCAAGGCTCAAATCTCAATTCCCTTG TGGTATCGTCCCCGCGGCGTTCGTGTTCATGCGGTTGGTCGTGCTGCTGTAGTTGACACTACTTTGGATGTTG TTTTCGTCTGGAAAGCTAATGGAAAATGgagaatatgcattgatttcACCGATCTCAACAAAGCCTGCTTGAAGGATAGTTTCCCACTTCCGAGAATAGATAAACTCGTCAAGGCTACTGTCGACCACGAGCTATTGAGCTTCATggatgattactcaag TGATGCCGTTTGGGCTCAAGAAAGCATGAGCCACATACCTACTGAATAA